A segment of the Candidatus Peregrinibacteria bacterium genome:
TTCCAAAGTATCAGAAGAAAAAATCTATGCAGTACAAGAAAAACTCAACGACAGACCAAGAAAATCACTTCGATATCGTACTCCAAATGAAGTCATTTCTGATCTC
Coding sequences within it:
- a CDS encoding IS30 family transposase, coding for SKVSEEKIYAVQEKLNDRPRKSLRYRTPNEVISDLL